The genomic stretch GGTCTAAGGCTAACATGGTGATCATTTGTCTAAGGCTAGAAAGGTACCAACAAGATGTAAactgaggagaggaagagaagatgagGGCTTTTCCTGGCAGTTGGTAGCTAAAACTGAAGGGATTCTAGAAAATGACACAATGGCAgcctttcttatctttttctttccgTGTTGGTTCTGGTGAAGGAGGACATTCCTGCTCTTGAAATTTCCTGTAagataaaaaattctaaaatataattgcCTTCTTGGTAATCTAGTATTAAAAACACAGGTTATTTTTTGTACAAGTTCACTTTAAGTGCATATTCTTTTCAATGTTAAACTTCAACAAGGGAATTTCTCTTTCCTAGCCCCACCAAAAAAGGGCACAAACGCGTCAACACCAGCACAAGCAGAGCTGTGAAGCTGCTTTAATGGATGAGTCCTGAATCAGACGAGATACCAGACTCAGTAATCTCTAAGTTCCCATCCCAATTTGAAATTCCATGACTCTAAGGTATCCTTAAGAATAGATTCATCATTAGAGTGCAATATAAAATTAATCTTACAAGGTATGCAGGTCTTATCTGTGTTctgccattttttaaattcagtattaGACAAAGTTAGTTGACCtagtctgagcctcagttttttagAAGGGAATAATGGAAACCTACCTTTCacagctgttgtgaggattaaagatcTTGTGATGTTAAAATATATCTAATAGTTCctggcattaaaaacaaaacaaacaaaaaatgtcctCTACTTGCCCCCTCAATCCTGAATTACTGATGGATAAGGAGAGATCCTAAGAACCAAAACAAAGCACAACATTTCAAAATGGCagtcataattattttaagaaggcACTGCCTCATCAGTTGCTTAACACTAAAATGGAACTGGAATGGGAAAGGggggtaaaatatatataacataaaattttccatcttaaccatttttaagtatacaatttgataGTATTAAGTATATGCAtgatgttgtgcaaccatcatcaccatccatctccagatctctttttcatcttataaaactgagactctgtacccattaaaaaaaaaaatgggactgGGATTTTTAACAaactactaaaaaagaaaaagctataaccttcacttttttttcctccacagaAAGATAATGCCTTGGCAAGGAGCTAATAAGTAGAAGATCATCGCTCAGCTGTCAATTTACCttagatacaaaataaatacaaagcccaggcacggtggttcacgctgtaatcccagcactttgggaggtcgaggcgggtggaacacgaggtcaggagttcgagaccggcctggccaatatggtgaaaccccatctctactaaaaatacaaaaattagctgggtgtggtggcgggtgcctgtaatcccagctactcaggaggctgaggcagagaattgcttgaacccaggaggtggaggttgtaatgagccgagatcacaccactgcactccagcctgggtgacagagagaaactccgtttccaaaaaaaaaaaaaaaaaaaaaaaaaaaaagcagcccacTTCACATTCCTATCAAACTGTCTAACTAGCAGAGAATCCCAGATCTACAGAGCAGAGTATGAAACAGGGGCCAGGCACCAAGacccaaaataataaataaaatcctacTCACTAAAGCAACTTCATCTTTCTCACCCACAAACGTATCTAGTAATTCTATCAGACCTCACCCAACATCTTAAGCTTCCTGGAACCCGTTAACACTTTTTAAACCAAAAGACCCCCTATAGCatcaaacagaaaaattatttgttatgtGGGACATTATACTTCACACCTTGCAGGATTATTTTATCTCTACTACCTGGTTTACTCTTAGCCTGGGATGAGCTGGATTAAAAGAAAGGTAGGAGCACAGACTCTGGAATCAGAGATTTGAATTAAagtcccagttctgccatttaATATGTCTTAACTTTCAACAAGCTATTTAACTTCTTTCTCTGTacctctgttttctcctctgaaaGTGAGGATAAAACAGTATTTAGTTTATTGGGCGAGGGTGAGGATTACAtataataatacatgtaaaacatttagCACAGAAGCTGGCAGAGATTACCATGCAAAAGTTAGCTGCTGTCATCACTATCTTCACACCATCACCCCCTTTGGAAGCAGCATTTCTTCTTATCAAAATCCTATGTGTACTTTATACTTTATAATTAAGTTATGTTATATTCTAGAAGTGCCTAGAATATGTACTTAAAAATTGTAATGCACCATGTGCATTAATCCCTAGAAAGGAATCACTTCTATATAAAATATCCTTTCTTACTAAAAACAATTAATAGTAATTTATTAAAACACACTTCTAGAATGTGTTTTGCTTACCTGATAACCCGGACAAGTTCATGGAAAGCTTGATCTACATTCATCCTAATCTTTGCTGATGCCTCCATGTATGTTACCTTAAGTTGCCGTGCTAACTGCTGTCCTTCTTCCTGCGTTACCTGAAATTCCAACAGTTACGTTTATGGTACATTATTAACAATTGGATTTGCTCCATCTAATCCTGGCCACAGATTGTGCTAATAATTCAGCCAAGAGGCCAAGTTGTTTTATCATAAGATGAAACAACAGACTTAATAGCTCACGATAAACTAAAGCCCACCTCTGCAGAACAATGCAGAAGAACATACCTGTGATGGAAATACTAGCCTACAACAATATTTCCAACTAGAGATCACATAAAAACTATTAAATACAACAGTAATACATTCTGGGAAGGGAAAGTGTAAGGTGCTATTAAAGCATACAACCCTGTCAGGGAGATCAGGGAAAGCTTCCctaaggaagtgacatttaagccaAGAAGATAACAGAGTATGGAGTTgagaggtggagggtgggggtgtgAAGAAGTATCCTTGCCAGAGAAAACTGAATGTGTGAGGCCATGAGAGTGAATGGGCTTTCCAAGAACTAAAAGAAGCATCATATAGCTGGAATACAATaagcaaagagagaaaatggCAAGAAGTGAGGATGGAGAAAAGTGCAAGCTTCAGAGGCCATAAGGTCTCTTCATCATTGCATTCCCCAAAACCTGATGCACAGGTGACACTCATCAATATGTGGGGAGAAATGAATTATGAATGCAATCACAGGCCCTCACAATGCCTTATATTTTGGAGATCAAGGAAAGGTGGCATAGCTGATTGATGTATAAAATGGCAGGTcagaataagaaaacataaaCTGAATGTGATTCCTACATGTTTTAAATGTAAGGATTTGAATAGTGatgtttactaaaaattattaaactctattacatttacatttatatagtgGGGCTTAAAATTCTATTTCTGAAAACAATACCTTTTATGGCTATTTTTATCACAAAAGTAAACACTtgatgaaaaaattagaaaagccaaattggttaaaaaaaaaaaaaaatcaaagaaaatttaagaacCTATCAACCATAGAGAACCATGTTCTTTTGGTCATTTTTCAATGATACATAGTTTTTACACCATAAAAATAGGATCATAATTTTTGTATATCTCATACTCTGGAAGCATTCTGAACTCATTTATCTAGGAGTTCTTTTGTAAATTCCACATAACCATGTCATTTGctaataaagacaattttatttcttgctttttgatGTGAATATCTTTTATCTCCTTTTCCAGCCTTAGTGCACTAcctagaacctccagtacaatgatGTAAGTGGTGACGGGAATACTCTTGACCTATTTTGGATCTTAGAAACAAAGgtagtttttcaccattaagtatgctgtcagttatagaatttttttttgtagatgtcctttctCAGGTTAACAAAGTTCTCCACTACTCCTTTTGTATAGGGCGTTTATCAGGAATGGATGGTGGATTTGCCAAATGTTTTTtcctgcatctactgagataattatATGATTTCTCCTTTTTAGTCTAATATGATGAATTATATTGACTCACTGTCAAATATCAAACCAACAACCCATTGCAGGAATAAACTCTCCTTGAGTGATATATTgccctttttatatattgttaaattctatttaatattttattaagaatctttatatctgtgttc from Nomascus leucogenys isolate Asia chromosome 15, Asia_NLE_v1, whole genome shotgun sequence encodes the following:
- the RRAS2 gene encoding ras-related protein R-Ras2 isoform X2, which encodes MREQYMRTGEGFLLVFSVTDRGSFEEIYKFQRQILRVKDRDEFPMILIGNKADLDHQRQVTQEEGQQLARQLKVTYMEASAKIRMNVDQAFHELVRVIRKFQEQECPPSPEPTRKEKDKKGCHCVIF